From the genome of Methylomonas sp. UP202, one region includes:
- a CDS encoding potassium transporter Kup, with the protein MPSKHPFPPKEKLSTLALSAIGVVFGDIGTSPLYAMKEVFHGGLPTDTEHVLGVLSLIFWSLTLVVSTKYATFIMRADNRGEGGIMALMALALRGARNDPRRKGFIVTLGLLGASLFYGDSIITPAISVLGAVEGLKVIAPRLHEYVVPAAIAVLSLLFILQVKGTGVVGRLFSPIMCAWFATLALLGIVNIGSAPEVLMAINPFHALHLLVEIGWKGFLIMGAIVLVITGAEALYADMGHFGLKPIRCAWFFVVFPALMLNYFGQGALLISDPSAIRNPFYLLAPNWAQYPLLILSTLTTVIASQAVISGAFSVTRQAIQLGYCPRMTVRHTSGYEMRQVYVPAINGLMAVCVFVLVLSFKSASALASAYGIAVTGTMIVDTVLAFIVIQGLWRWNRPTSIAFLSIFLSVDLLFLASNSLKIPTGGWLPLVVGAILFLVMTTWIKGRELLAKYLEDRRVLFEELEERLKTQPPVTVPGTAIYMARSMHGVPQVLLHNLEHNRVLHEKIVVLTIVTTEEPYVDESHRVKIRAFGHNRSFYRVKLYFGFQEEQDVRRALQLCCHEGLDINQKTVSFFIGSERLSFRRKSPMPKWRRSLFSFLTHNSTSAIEYFKIPVERVIELGIRIEL; encoded by the coding sequence ATGCCTTCGAAACACCCATTCCCCCCCAAGGAAAAACTTTCTACTCTCGCGCTAAGCGCTATCGGCGTGGTGTTTGGCGATATCGGCACGAGTCCGCTTTACGCGATGAAAGAGGTGTTTCACGGCGGCTTGCCAACCGATACCGAACATGTGCTCGGGGTGTTGTCGCTGATCTTTTGGTCGCTGACATTGGTCGTCAGCACCAAATATGCCACGTTTATCATGCGGGCCGACAATCGCGGCGAAGGCGGCATCATGGCCTTGATGGCGCTGGCGCTGCGAGGCGCCAGAAACGATCCGCGCCGTAAGGGATTCATCGTCACGCTGGGTTTGCTTGGCGCCTCGTTGTTTTACGGCGATAGCATTATTACGCCGGCAATCTCGGTGTTGGGTGCGGTGGAGGGCTTAAAGGTCATCGCGCCCCGTTTACACGAATACGTCGTGCCGGCCGCGATCGCGGTATTGAGCTTGTTGTTTATTTTGCAAGTCAAGGGTACCGGCGTCGTCGGCCGCTTGTTCTCGCCGATCATGTGCGCTTGGTTCGCCACCCTGGCATTGCTGGGCATCGTCAATATTGGTAGCGCCCCCGAGGTCCTGATGGCGATCAATCCCTTTCATGCTCTGCATTTGTTGGTAGAGATCGGCTGGAAGGGCTTTTTGATCATGGGAGCCATCGTGTTGGTCATCACCGGCGCTGAGGCCTTGTATGCCGACATGGGGCATTTCGGTTTGAAGCCGATACGTTGCGCATGGTTCTTCGTGGTGTTTCCGGCGCTGATGCTGAATTATTTTGGTCAGGGCGCCTTGCTGATCAGCGATCCGTCGGCGATACGCAATCCGTTTTATCTGTTGGCGCCGAATTGGGCGCAATATCCGCTGCTGATTTTGTCGACGCTGACGACGGTGATCGCTTCGCAGGCCGTGATTTCCGGCGCGTTTTCGGTGACCCGGCAGGCGATACAACTCGGTTATTGCCCACGGATGACCGTGCGGCATACCTCCGGCTATGAAATGCGCCAGGTTTACGTGCCGGCCATCAACGGCTTGATGGCGGTTTGCGTGTTCGTGCTGGTGTTAAGTTTTAAATCGGCTTCGGCGTTGGCTTCCGCTTACGGCATCGCCGTGACAGGTACCATGATCGTCGATACGGTTCTGGCCTTCATCGTCATTCAGGGCTTGTGGCGTTGGAATCGCCCTACTAGCATCGCATTCCTGTCGATTTTCCTGTCGGTGGATTTGTTGTTCTTGGCGTCCAACAGCTTGAAGATTCCGACCGGCGGCTGGCTGCCGCTGGTGGTGGGCGCAATATTGTTCTTGGTGATGACGACTTGGATCAAGGGGCGCGAATTACTGGCCAAATATCTCGAAGATCGGCGGGTGTTGTTCGAAGAACTGGAAGAACGGTTGAAGACCCAGCCGCCGGTGACGGTGCCCGGCACCGCGATTTACATGGCCCGCAGCATGCACGGGGTTCCGCAAGTTTTGTTGCACAATTTGGAGCACAACCGGGTGTTACACGAGAAGATCGTCGTGTTGACGATCGTGACCACCGAAGAGCCTTACGTCGACGAATCTCATCGCGTAAAAATCAGGGCGTTCGGCCATAACCGCAGTTTTTACCGAGTGAAGCTCTATTTCGGTTTTCAGGAGGAACAGGATGTGCGCCGCGCTTTGCAACTGTGTTGCCATGAAGGTTTGGACATCAACCAAAAGACCGTGTCGTTTTTCATTGGTAGCGAGCGCTTGTCGTTCCGCCGTAAGAGCCCGATGCCTAAATGGCGCCGTTCCTTATTCAGTTTCCTGACTCATAACTCGACCAGTGCGATCGAGTATTTCAAAATCCCCGTCGAGCGCGTGATCGAGTTAGGCATTCGCATAGAACTCTAA
- a CDS encoding energy transducer TonB, with amino-acid sequence MLSLLSVLVLLVHVWGLRQLLQPVEALTQAQPLMMEVSMIAISAPKPSVAPPPPAPAPPEKKPPEIKPKPKPKPLPKKAPPIVQKAPEYAPSEAAAETQPTPVTAPANPSPSVTQTTSTATQAEPFTEANFRANYAHNPKPEYPMIAKSRGWQGKVLLKVQVSAEGLADAVAVEHTSGHEVLDDSAVEAVKQWKFIPAKRGETPVASSVIVPIIFTLRE; translated from the coding sequence ATGCTGAGTTTGCTGAGCGTGTTGGTACTGCTGGTTCATGTTTGGGGCTTGCGACAACTGTTGCAGCCTGTGGAAGCCTTGACGCAAGCGCAACCGCTGATGATGGAAGTGTCGATGATCGCGATCTCGGCGCCCAAACCCAGCGTGGCGCCGCCACCGCCCGCCCCGGCGCCTCCCGAGAAAAAACCGCCCGAAATCAAACCCAAGCCCAAACCCAAGCCGCTGCCCAAAAAGGCGCCACCCATCGTGCAAAAAGCACCGGAGTACGCGCCCAGCGAAGCGGCGGCCGAAACCCAGCCGACGCCAGTGACCGCACCGGCCAATCCGTCGCCATCAGTTACGCAAACCACCAGTACCGCAACTCAGGCCGAGCCCTTTACCGAAGCCAATTTTCGGGCTAACTACGCTCATAATCCCAAGCCGGAATATCCGATGATCGCCAAAAGCCGGGGCTGGCAGGGAAAGGTATTGCTGAAAGTGCAAGTGTCCGCCGAAGGCTTGGCCGATGCCGTGGCGGTGGAGCACACCAGCGGTCACGAGGTTTTGGACGACTCGGCGGTCGAAGCGGTCAAACAATGGAAATTCATCCCTGCCAAACGCGGCGAAACACCGGTAGCCAGCTCGGTGATCGTCCCCATCATCTTTACATTGCGTGAATAA